From a single bacterium genomic region:
- a CDS encoding glycosyltransferase family 9 protein → MSFKVRALKLVDTWGGGIAARVLGLWNHARTLGPPFVEIVPGSVRRVVFIRPGGMGDLLLLLPAAKRLKDALPGVHIAVVAEKRNRAVAKMSPVFDEVLCYDEEPLRFLRKLRAARFDIAIDTEQFHYSSAIFAYLSGAPVRIGFKINPARNELYTHLVDYPMDRHETEAFDLLVRPVAGERASPIEMTGLLDTSRLPDDVPGLPDARDFVAVFPFGVARGKSWPAGRWAEIVRRLLARGEDVVLIGGADSVAFSGEVLKAVNDTRVRSVVGQHTLAQTGTTLSRAKLLVACDTGVTHLAHALGTPAVVLFGASDERKWGPPESTGTSVTSHVPCRPCSIYGYVKLCRTIDCMDRISQELVWNAIEARLAGAMPSRVETMPEPQRAVAP, encoded by the coding sequence TTGAGCTTCAAGGTCCGCGCACTCAAGCTTGTCGACACGTGGGGCGGCGGGATCGCCGCGCGCGTGCTGGGGCTGTGGAATCATGCGCGCACGCTCGGGCCGCCGTTCGTGGAGATCGTGCCCGGCAGCGTGCGTCGCGTGGTGTTCATCCGCCCCGGCGGGATGGGCGACCTGCTGCTTCTTCTGCCCGCCGCGAAACGCCTGAAGGACGCCCTGCCCGGCGTGCACATCGCCGTCGTCGCGGAAAAGCGCAACCGCGCGGTCGCAAAGATGTCGCCCGTCTTCGACGAAGTGCTCTGCTACGACGAGGAGCCGCTGCGTTTTTTGCGCAAGCTGCGCGCGGCGCGATTCGACATCGCGATCGACACGGAGCAGTTCCACTATTCGTCCGCGATCTTCGCGTATCTTTCCGGCGCGCCCGTGCGCATCGGCTTCAAGATCAACCCGGCGCGCAACGAACTTTACACGCACCTCGTGGACTACCCGATGGATCGCCACGAGACGGAGGCGTTCGACCTGCTCGTCCGCCCCGTCGCCGGCGAACGTGCGTCGCCGATCGAGATGACGGGCCTTCTTGACACCTCGCGCCTGCCGGACGACGTGCCGGGGCTGCCCGACGCGCGCGATTTCGTCGCGGTGTTTCCGTTCGGCGTCGCGCGCGGAAAAAGCTGGCCGGCGGGCCGATGGGCGGAGATCGTCCGCCGCCTGCTGGCGCGCGGCGAGGACGTGGTGCTGATCGGCGGCGCGGATTCCGTCGCCTTTTCCGGCGAGGTGCTGAAAGCCGTCAACGATACGCGCGTGCGTTCGGTGGTCGGGCAACACACGCTTGCGCAGACGGGCACGACGCTTTCGCGCGCGAAATTGCTTGTCGCGTGCGACACGGGGGTGACGCACCTCGCGCACGCGCTCGGCACGCCGGCGGTGGTGCTTTTCGGCGCGTCCGACGAACGCAAGTGGGGCCCGCCCGAATCGACCGGCACGAGCGTGACGAGCCACGTGCCGTGCCGGCCGTGCTCGATCTACGGCTACGTGAAGCTGTGCCGCACGATCGACTGCATGGATCGCATCAGCCAGGAACTGGTGTGGAACGCGATCGAGGCGCGGCTCGCGGGCGCGATGCCGTCGCGCGTCGAAACGATGCCCGAACCGCAACGCGCGGTCGCCCCCTGA